In Canis lupus dingo isolate Sandy chromosome 27, ASM325472v2, whole genome shotgun sequence, one genomic interval encodes:
- the ATP5MC2 gene encoding ATP synthase F(0) complex subunit C2, mitochondrial isoform X3, which translates to MYACAKFVSTPFLVRSTSQLLSRSLSAVVLKPPETLTDKSLSSLTAPHPLTSLIPSRSFQTSAISRDIDTAAKFIGAGAATVGVAGSGAGIGTVFGSLIIGYARNPSLKQQLFSYAILGFALSEAMGLFCLMVAFLILFAM; encoded by the exons ATGTACGCCTGTGCAAAGTTCGTCTCCACCCCCTTCTTG GTCCGGAGCACCTCTCAGCTGTTGAGCCGATCACTGTCTGCAGTGGTGCTAAAACCACCAGAGACACTGACAGATAAG AGCCTCAGCAGCTTGACAGCCCCACATCCCCTGACCTCACTTATTCCTAGCCGCAGCTTCCAAACCAGCGCCATTTCAAGGGACATTGACACGGCAGCCAAGTTcattggggctggggctgccactGTAGGGgtggctggctctggggctggaatTGGGACTGTGTTTGGGAGCCTCATCATTGGTTATGCCAG gaATCCCTCTCTGAAGCAACAGCTCTTCTCCTACGCCATTCTGGGCTTTGCCCTCTCGGAGGCCATGGGGCTTTTTTGCCTGATGGTGGCCTTTCTCATCCTCTTCGCCATGTGA
- the ATP5MC2 gene encoding ATP synthase F(0) complex subunit C2, mitochondrial isoform X2, with amino-acid sequence MRRARARDAHVASPATAPHPLKMYACAKFVSTPFLVRSTSQLLSRSLSAVVLKPPETLTDKSLSSLTAPHPLTSLIPSRSFQTSAISRDIDTAAKFIGAGAATVGVAGSGAGIGTVFGSLIIGYARNPSLKQQLFSYAILGFALSEAMGLFCLMVAFLILFAM; translated from the exons CTCTCCTGCTACAGCCCCTCATCCCCTGAAAATGTACGCCTGTGCAAAGTTCGTCTCCACCCCCTTCTTG GTCCGGAGCACCTCTCAGCTGTTGAGCCGATCACTGTCTGCAGTGGTGCTAAAACCACCAGAGACACTGACAGATAAG AGCCTCAGCAGCTTGACAGCCCCACATCCCCTGACCTCACTTATTCCTAGCCGCAGCTTCCAAACCAGCGCCATTTCAAGGGACATTGACACGGCAGCCAAGTTcattggggctggggctgccactGTAGGGgtggctggctctggggctggaatTGGGACTGTGTTTGGGAGCCTCATCATTGGTTATGCCAG gaATCCCTCTCTGAAGCAACAGCTCTTCTCCTACGCCATTCTGGGCTTTGCCCTCTCGGAGGCCATGGGGCTTTTTTGCCTGATGGTGGCCTTTCTCATCCTCTTCGCCATGTGA